A window from Dromaius novaehollandiae isolate bDroNov1 chromosome 1, bDroNov1.hap1, whole genome shotgun sequence encodes these proteins:
- the TUBGCP6 gene encoding gamma-tubulin complex component 6 isoform X3 — translation MESIMQLFNDLCEAHLAGLSWKVHLGRRKICKRRAKQNLKRAAYNALFMNLFQDEARKLQSNISRLPVKNKILMLSFNLRVGGLGAQADRLESLVEELETADCLPFTEVNSVLDLLVQLAGTGPPQLVPQKKDYFLNNKYVGRNVKYQGYDYYDVSVFEADIQSLITNEECQFNDTIQKTLQIMEAAPGTGLPAIGLFSQNYPAGDKFEKETRVSLFGALVHSRTYDMDIKLDLPPVPDNADLSGLAIKVPQSVDQSEDEGFQSASNLTPDSQSEPSMTPDIDLWDAVLTYGPSKRRCWERIGYPPGKKEEPYLTEAGREAFDKFYKLREGELQLFSNTVLQLPQLVLMKEPELVKDVLNVLIGVVSATFSLNQAAQTFVIKEGVYVSGTSPETMHNLLSEVAEFGTYYTRLSRFSLQPVLDSSYNKGLVFQAFTSGLRKYLQYYRACVLSTPPTLSLLTISFLFRKLGRQLRYLAELCGIGTTTLGISGGADASFPTGVKLLSYLYKEALNNCSNEHYPVLLSLLKTSCEPYTRFIYDWVYSGVFRDVYGEFMIQVNEDYLCFRDKHYWTHGYVLISKEVEDCVPVFLKHIANDVYICGKTINLLKLCCPRHYICWSDIPVPRISVIFSLEELKEIERDCAVYVGRMERIARYSSISKEEKDLRMEIAKQELIVHARETASKVLKAINDRQISERMALDARKREQFQKLKEQFAKDQERRLAIKQEEIDDDFSYARELREREKRLKALEEELEKKARQELIDHYSKLSDDAARREQRALWKIQRHKLETARLKFLLEDQKRIEEMLERLPDGNYRRKLDIIPYEQCPLALDTNIVVEDPCSQVSSVKLLHSHNRLGRKESEPGLEYVASTDKASTMPHPTKDTADQHLQPKAAGSEGRFQSPEQACSPLYSTNSLPEPDVNIEDFLSKPQDEQPVAISIEGSLLDEAFQNINSDLSEISQISKNQPVLRGAPEGEGNTPLYKQNEYDFSTVLRPSAVWQGHIRVGENVFDVDYKRPRWNIHGPASDASISVGEYVPRVDTYQPHSHPYGHSSDSHIKISSYTSDVQSRRPRWNVHGHVSEAHIKIGEYASEVEPSRPRWNIHGHASEANIKIGGYVSNVAPTRPRWNIHGHASDANIKIGENMSEVVSARPRWNIHGHASQSHIKIGELVSDTEPLKSRWSPFGHASQSSIQIGKWAPTTENDRIPHRKTISGPSSSSTVQVLLYNEEFLLPSAGDKEVKTSEAKKTLPQSQSSDSVPVFPDTSTKDDNKEDLTEEKQEVTVIANMANQDSSPDSSQSLQAEEPEKTVPQDTVPQAALISEANAPKTKEAEEGEDTRKKEQAYLKALSDQYCIEKYQDSYDLMSELPVSHLLHHVIPRSYTFPVDPTVQSATDETAVQLSELLSLPVLMKRSITAPLVSHWDQDKHLVNC, via the exons ATGGAGAGCATTATGCAGTTGTTCAATGACTTGTGTGAAGCACACCTGGCAGGTTTGTCGTGGAAGGTCCACCTGGGAAGGCGGAAGATTTGCAAGAGGAGGGCTAAGCAAAATCTGAAAAGGGCTGCATATAACGCCCTGTTCATGAACCTTTTTCAAGATGAGGCTCGTAAGCTGCAGTCGAACATTTCCAGGCTTccagtgaaaaacaaaattttgatgCTGTCTTTCAACTTGAGAGTTGGCGGTCTAGGTGCCCAAGCAGATAGGCTGGAGAGTCTTGTGGAAGAACTGGAGACAGCTGATTGCTTACCGTTTACCGAAGTTAATTCTGTCTTGGATCTCTTAGTACAGCTCGCTGGAACAGGGCCTCCGCAGCTTGTACCACAAAAAAAGGACTATTTTCTAAACAACAAATATGTTGGGAGAAATGTCAAATACCAGGGTTATGATTATTACGATGTAAGTGTATTTGAAGCTGATATACAATCTCTAATCACAAATGAAGAGTGTCAGTTCAATGATACTATTCAAAAGACTCTTCAGATCATGGAGGCTGCACCTGGAACGGGACTCCCTGCTATCGGGTTGTTCTCGCAAAACTATCCTGCTGGTGACAAGTTTGAGAAGGAAACACGGGTCTCGCTCTTCGGTGCTCTGGTCCACAGCCGCACATACGATATGGACATCAAGTTGGATTTACCACCAGTGCCTGACAATGCGGATTTGTCTGGACTTGCAATTAAA GTTCCTCAAAGTGTAGACCAGTCAGAAGATGAGGGATTCCAGTCAGCATCCAATCTGACTCCTGATTCTCAGTCAGAACCCAGCATGACGCCAGACATAGACTTGTGGGATGCAGTGCTTACTTACGGACCCAGCAAACGAAGATGTTGGGAAAGAATTGGATA CCCACCGGGTAAAAAAGAAGAACCATACCTTACTGAAGCTGGGAGAGAAGCTTTTGACAAATTTTACAAACTTCGAGAAGGGGAGTTGCAGCTATTTAGTAATACTGTACTTCAGCTTCCACAGCTTGTGCTAATGAAAGAACCTGAACTGGTTAAGGATGTCTTGAATGTCCTCATTGGCGTTGTATCTGCTACGTTTTCACTCAATCAG GCTGCTCAGACATTTGTGATAAAGGAGGGGGTTTACGTATCTGGAACCTCACCAGAGACAATGCACAATCTACTCTCAGAAGTGGCAGAATTTGGAACATATTACACACGACTAAGTCGTTTCTCTCTTCAGCCAGTCTTAGATTCTTCATACAACAAAGGGCTTGTATTTCAG GCGTTCACAAGTGGGCTGAGAAAGTATCTTCAATATTACCGAGCCTGTGTTTTGTCAACACCTCCTACTTTAAGTCTTCTAACAATCAGCTTTCTCTTCAGAAAATTAGGTCGTCAGTTGAG ATACCTAGCTGAGCTTTGTGGCATAGGAACAACAACACTGGGGATCAGTGGCGGAGCTGATGCTTCATTTCCTACG GGTGTGAAATTGCTTTCATATCTGTACAAAGAAGCTCTCAACAACTGTAGCAATGAGCATTATCCAGTTCTTCTGTCTTTGTTAAAGACCAGCTGTGAACCATACACAAG atttaTCTATGATTGGGTATACAGTGGTGTATTCAGGGATGTTTATGGTGAATTCATGATCCAGGTGAATGAGGATTATCTTTGTTTCAGAG ATAAACATTACTGGACTCATGGCTACGTTTTGATTTCAAAAGAAGTAGAGGATTGTGTCCCTGTATTTCTTAAACATATTGCTAATGATGTGTACATATGTGGGAAAACCATAAACTTACTGAAATTGTGTTGTCCTAGG CATTATATATGTTGGTCAGACATCCCTGTTCCCCggatttcagttattttttcccttgaGGAGCTGAAAGAAATAGAGAGAGATTGTGCAGTGTACGTAGGTCGAATGGAAAGAATTGCCCGATATAGTTCAATAAGCAAGGAAGAAAAG GATTTGCGCATGGAAATAGCCAAACAAGAGTTAATTGTTCATGCTCGAGAAACTGCTAGCAAAGTACTAAAAGCCATTAATG ATCGACAAATATCAGAGCGAATGGCTTTGGATGCGAGGAAACGGGAACAGTTTCAGAAGctgaaagagcagtttgcaaaaGACCAAGAG cGTCGCCTTGCAATAAAACAAGAGGAGATTGATGATGATTTCAGCTATGCCCGAGAgctcagagagagggaaaaaagactGAAAGCTTTAGAAGAGGAACTGGAGAAAAAGGCAAG GCAAGAATTAATTGACCATTATAGCAAACTTTCTGATGACGCAGCCCGTAGGGAACAAAGAGCTTTATGGAAAATCCAGCGACATAAGTTGGAAACAGCCCGTCTCAAGTTTCTATTAGAAGATCAAAAGCGAATTGAG GAAATGCTTGAAAGACTTCCAGATGGAAACTATAGGAGAAAATTAGATATTATTCCTTATGAACAGTGCCCGTTGGCTTTAGATACAAACATTGTTGTGGAAGATCCATGTTCACAG GTGTCATCTGTGAAACTTCTTCATTCTCATAACAGACTTGGCAGAAAAGAATCTGAGCCTGGCCTAGAATATGTTGCTTCTACTGACAAAGCATCGACCATGCCACATCCGACAAAAGATACGGCTGATCAGCATCTTCAGCCTAAAGCAGCTGGATCTGAAGGCCGTTTCCAAAGTCCAGAGCAGGCATGTAGCCCTCTGTACAGTACTAACTCCTTGCCTGAACCTGATGTGAATATAGAAGATTTTTTATCAAAACCCCAAGATGAACAACCTGTTGCCATTAGCATAGAAGGATCTTTGCTAGATGAAGCATTTCAAAACATTAACTCTGATCTTTCTGAGATTTCTCAAATAAGTAAAAATCAGCCTGTCCTGAGAGGAGCACCGGAAGGAGAAGGCAATACACCATTATATAAGCAAAATGAATATGATTTTAGTACAGTTCTCAGACCATCTGCTGTTTGGCAGGGACACATTAGAGTTGGAGAAAATGTGTTTGATGTAGACTATAAAAGGCCTCGGTGGAATATTCATGGCCCTGCATCTGACGCCAGCATTAGCGTGGGAGAATATGTGCCTCGTGTGGACACTTACCAGCCACATTCACATCCTTATGGGCATTCTTCAGACTCCCACATAAAAATCAGCAGCTATACTTCTGACGTTCAATCTCGCCGACCCCGATGGAACGTTCATGGGCATGTTTCTGAAGCTCATATTAAAATTGGGGAATATGCCTCAGAGGTAGAGCCCTCAAGGCCCAGGTGGAATATTCATGGACATGCTTCAGAAGCCAATATTAAGATTGGCGGGTATGTGTCAAATGTAGCGCCTACAAGGCCTCGGTGGAACATCCATGGTCATGCATCTGATGCTAATATTAAGATTGGCGAAAACATGTCGGAGGTTGTCTCAGCTAGACCTCGCTGGAATATCCATGGGCATGCATCGCAGTCGCACATTAAAATTGGAGAGCTAGTTTCAGATACAGAGCCTCTGAAATCTCGTTGGAGCCCGTTTGGCCATGCATCCCAGTCAAGCATCCAAATAGGGAAGTGGGCCCCGACTACAGAAAATGACCGAATACCTCATCGTAAAACCATTTCTGGTCCCTCATCCAGCTCCACAGTTCAGGTACTTCTGTACAATGAAGAATTTCTACTTCCTTCAGCAGGAGATAAGGAAGTAAAAACATCAGAAGCCAAGAAGACTTTACCACAGTCACAATCATCTGACAGTGTTCCAGTCTTTCCTGACACTAGTACTAAGGATGACAATAAGGAAGACCTGacagaagagaaacaagaag TTACAGTAATTGCAAATATGGCCAACCAGGACTCTTCCCCAGATTCCTCACAGAGCTTACAG gcagAAGAACCTGAAAAAACAGTTCCACAAGATACTGTGCCTCAAGCAGCTTTGATTTCTGAAGCTAATGCTCCTAAGACTAAggaggcagaagagggagaggatACAAGGAAGAAAGAACAAGCTTATTTGAAAGCTTTATCGGACCAATATTGTATTGAAAAATACCAAGATAGTTATGATTTGATGT cTGAACTACCAGTGTCTCATCTCTTGCATCATGTGATACCAAGATCATACACTTTTCCTGTGGATCCTACGGTACAGTCAGCAACAGATGAAACAGCTGTGCAGCTGAGTGAGCTCTTATCTCTGCCAGTGCTGATGAAACGCTCTATTACTGCTCCACTTGTATCTCA
- the HDAC10 gene encoding polyamine deacetylase HDAC10 isoform X3, which translates to MIHTCPEHLEVAKSTQTMDEEELKRVSANYDAFFFHPSTYRCARLAVGASLQLVDSVMSGKVCNGMALVRPPGHHSQRSAANGFCLFNNVAIAAEYAKRKYGLQRILIVDWDVHHGQGTQYIFEEDPSVLYFSWHRYEHQKFWPSLKESDYDAVGLGRGKGSNINLPWNKVGMGNSDYLAAFFHVLLPMAFEFDPELVLVSSGYDSGIGDPEGQMNATPDVFAHLTHFLMQLANGKLCVILEGGYHLKSLSESVCMTVKTLLGDPVPQISGEMAPCLSAIESIQNVRAAHKPYWKCLMYEDTSFLQNLSTKSHLLEKANTNPSTEHESKITSKDEMVKVERFLELHMKNILFPVPPIKTAATIESKASAHLLPLSIRVVKEMDMNEVKALVSAFYADLVKEEETLLSLGSMLAVLDKILTKQVCTGIAESPTASVSVAVALRHSVRFGFQRVLCIFVGDREIIPNTEDGRILMIHVCEKQQSEKTNSKHYISLNWKEGAEGNDFFSAVFGFILPVAYSYQANLTVIAVGPNKSLGINEISLLFGLLRGLAESRILAVIENTEINLMQSVAKALVGDPTPDFGVYAPPTQEKVHKIKILRDQLQQEWKMLQCSVKNGISGN; encoded by the exons agCACTTACCGCTGTGCCAGACTAGCAGTTGGAGCAAGCTTGCAGCTGGTAGACTCTGTGATGTCAGGAAAAGTATGCAATGGAATGGCATTAGTAAG gCCTCCAGGTCACCACAGCCAGAGGAGTGCAGCTAATGGGTTCTGTTTATTCAACAATGTTGCTATTGCAGCAgaatatgcaaaaagaaaatacgGTCTACAGAG AATCCTAATTGTTGACTGGGATGTGCACCACGGGCAAGGAACTCAATATATATTTGAAGAGGATCCAAG tgttttgtatttttcctggCATCGTTATGAACATCAGAAATTCTGGCCGTCACTCAAGGAATCTGATTATGATGCTGTAGGTttgggaagaggaaaagggagtAATATAAATTTGCCTTGGAATAAG GTTGGCATGGGAAATTCAGATTATCTTGCAGCTTTTTTTCATGTCTTGCTTCCAATGGCTTTTGAG TTTGATCCTGAACTGGTTCTTGTATCTTCTGGATATGATTCAGGAATTGGAGACCCTGAA GGTCAGATGAATGCCACTCCTGATGTTTTTGCCCACCTTACCCACTTCCTGATGCAGCTAGCTAATGGAAAGCTGTGTGTTATTCTGGAG GGTGGATACCATTTGAAGTCATTGTCTGAATCAGTCTGCATGACTGTAAAAACTTTGCTTGGAGATCCTGTACCTCAAATAAGTGGAGAAATGGCACCTTGCCTAAG TGCTATTGAATCTATTCAAAATGTGAGAGCAGCACATAAACCCTACTGGAAATGTTTGATGTATGAAG acACATCTTTTTTACAAAATCTGAGCACCAAATCACACCTACTAGAGAAGGCTAATACAAATCCTTCCACAGAACATGAATCTAAGATAACCAGCAAAGATGAAATGGTCAAAGTAGAAAGGTTTTTGGAattgcacatgaaaaatattctatttcCAGTGCCTCCCatcaaaacagcagcaacaattgAGTCTAAAGCCTCAGCACATTTGCTCCCGCTGTCCATACGTGTGGTGAAGGAAATGGACATGAATGAAGTTAAAGCTCTTGTCAG TGCCTTTTATGCAGACCTTGTGAAAGAGGAGGAaactttgctttctcttgggaGTATGTTGGCCGTCCTAGATAAAATACTTACGAAACAG gTGTGCACTGGAATTGCAGAATCACCCACAGCTtctgtttctgttgctgttgCACTAAGACATTCTGTTCGTTTCGGATTTCAAAG AGTGCTCTGCATATTTGTTGGAGACAGGGAAATCATACCAAACACGGAAGATGG aagaATACTCATGATACATGTTTGTGAGAAACAACAATCTGAAAAGACCAACTCTAAACACTATATTTCACTGAACTGGAAGGAG GGTGCCGAAGGAAATGACTTCTTTTCTGCTGTATTTGGATTCATTCTTCCTGTAGCATATAGTTATCAAGCCAACTTAACAGTAATAGCTGTTGGACCAAACAAGAGCCTTGGAATAAATGAGATTTCTTTACTTTTTGGTTTACTACGAGGATTAGCTGAGTCTCGAATTCTTGCAGTGATTGAG AACACAGAGATAAATCTAATGCAAAGTGTAGCTAAAGCTTTAGTGGGTGATCCTACACCTGACTTCGGAGTCTATGCACCTCCTACCCAAGAAAaagtacataaaataaaaatattaagagaCCAACTTCAGCAGGAATGGAAGATGCTTCAGTGTTCAG TGAAGAATGGGATTTCAGGAAATTGA
- the HDAC10 gene encoding polyamine deacetylase HDAC10 isoform X4 codes for MSGKVCNGMALVRPPGHHSQRSAANGFCLFNNVAIAAEYAKRKYGLQRILIVDWDVHHGQGTQYIFEEDPSVLYFSWHRYEHQKFWPSLKESDYDAVGLGRGKGSNINLPWNKVGMGNSDYLAAFFHVLLPMAFEFDPELVLVSSGYDSGIGDPEGQMNATPDVFAHLTHFLMQLANGKLCVILEGGYHLKSLSESVCMTVKTLLGDPVPQISGEMAPCLSAIESIQNVRAAHKPYWKCLMYEDTSFLQNLSTKSHLLEKANTNPSTEHESKITSKDEMVKVERFLELHMKNILFPVPPIKTAATIESKASAHLLPLSIRVVKEMDMNEVKALVSAFYADLVKEEETLLSLGSMLAVLDKILTKQVCTGIAESPTASVSVAVALRHSVRFGFQRVLCIFVGDREIIPNTEDGRILMIHVCEKQQSEKTNSKHYISLNWKEGAEGNDFFSAVFGFILPVAYSYQANLTVIAVGPNKSLGINEISLLFGLLRGLAESRILAVIENTEINLMQSVAKALVGDPTPDFGVYAPPTQEKVHKIKILRDQLQQEWKMLQCSVKNGISGN; via the exons ATGTCAGGAAAAGTATGCAATGGAATGGCATTAGTAAG gCCTCCAGGTCACCACAGCCAGAGGAGTGCAGCTAATGGGTTCTGTTTATTCAACAATGTTGCTATTGCAGCAgaatatgcaaaaagaaaatacgGTCTACAGAG AATCCTAATTGTTGACTGGGATGTGCACCACGGGCAAGGAACTCAATATATATTTGAAGAGGATCCAAG tgttttgtatttttcctggCATCGTTATGAACATCAGAAATTCTGGCCGTCACTCAAGGAATCTGATTATGATGCTGTAGGTttgggaagaggaaaagggagtAATATAAATTTGCCTTGGAATAAG GTTGGCATGGGAAATTCAGATTATCTTGCAGCTTTTTTTCATGTCTTGCTTCCAATGGCTTTTGAG TTTGATCCTGAACTGGTTCTTGTATCTTCTGGATATGATTCAGGAATTGGAGACCCTGAA GGTCAGATGAATGCCACTCCTGATGTTTTTGCCCACCTTACCCACTTCCTGATGCAGCTAGCTAATGGAAAGCTGTGTGTTATTCTGGAG GGTGGATACCATTTGAAGTCATTGTCTGAATCAGTCTGCATGACTGTAAAAACTTTGCTTGGAGATCCTGTACCTCAAATAAGTGGAGAAATGGCACCTTGCCTAAG TGCTATTGAATCTATTCAAAATGTGAGAGCAGCACATAAACCCTACTGGAAATGTTTGATGTATGAAG acACATCTTTTTTACAAAATCTGAGCACCAAATCACACCTACTAGAGAAGGCTAATACAAATCCTTCCACAGAACATGAATCTAAGATAACCAGCAAAGATGAAATGGTCAAAGTAGAAAGGTTTTTGGAattgcacatgaaaaatattctatttcCAGTGCCTCCCatcaaaacagcagcaacaattgAGTCTAAAGCCTCAGCACATTTGCTCCCGCTGTCCATACGTGTGGTGAAGGAAATGGACATGAATGAAGTTAAAGCTCTTGTCAG TGCCTTTTATGCAGACCTTGTGAAAGAGGAGGAaactttgctttctcttgggaGTATGTTGGCCGTCCTAGATAAAATACTTACGAAACAG gTGTGCACTGGAATTGCAGAATCACCCACAGCTtctgtttctgttgctgttgCACTAAGACATTCTGTTCGTTTCGGATTTCAAAG AGTGCTCTGCATATTTGTTGGAGACAGGGAAATCATACCAAACACGGAAGATGG aagaATACTCATGATACATGTTTGTGAGAAACAACAATCTGAAAAGACCAACTCTAAACACTATATTTCACTGAACTGGAAGGAG GGTGCCGAAGGAAATGACTTCTTTTCTGCTGTATTTGGATTCATTCTTCCTGTAGCATATAGTTATCAAGCCAACTTAACAGTAATAGCTGTTGGACCAAACAAGAGCCTTGGAATAAATGAGATTTCTTTACTTTTTGGTTTACTACGAGGATTAGCTGAGTCTCGAATTCTTGCAGTGATTGAG AACACAGAGATAAATCTAATGCAAAGTGTAGCTAAAGCTTTAGTGGGTGATCCTACACCTGACTTCGGAGTCTATGCACCTCCTACCCAAGAAAaagtacataaaataaaaatattaagagaCCAACTTCAGCAGGAATGGAAGATGCTTCAGTGTTCAG TGAAGAATGGGATTTCAGGAAATTGA